Within the Vagococcus carniphilus genome, the region CATGAATTATGGTCAAAACTAGAAGAAGGTACTATTCAGAAAGCTGCTGTATTAGAAACACGATTTGCTAGATTTTTTGCTGCTCAAGGTCTTCAAGTAGATGGAAAAAAAGCTGATGATGAATATCGTCAATTTTTAGAAGGTCGAAATGATTTAATAGATGGAGCTTACGAGTTACTCGACTATTTAACTGAGGAAGGATACATTCTGTTTGCTGGAACTAATGGAGTAGGAAGAACTCAAAGACAACGTTTAAAAAATGCAGAAATGACTCATTACTTTAAAGAGCTTTACATTTCAGAAGAAGTTGGGTTTGAAAAACCAGATGTTCGCTTTTTTGATACTATTTTCACTCAAGAAAATATTAAAGATCTTTCAAAAGTATTAATGATAGGAGATAGTTTGAGTTCGGATATTAGAGGAGCTAATCGAGTGGGAATTGACTCTATTTGGTTGAATTTGTATTCGGATAAATCGGTAGAAGATAAACCGACTTATGAGTGCCTCTCTTTGAAAAAAATAAAAGAGTTAATGAATAATAATAATTTATAATGATTATTATTCTAATAACTAGTATAATGTTATATATAATAAAAAAAAGGGAGTGGCTTAGTGAGACAACTTTTTATGAAGCGAAAGGTATCTAACCCAAGCGAAACATTCACTGTGACAAACCGTAATGAAAAAGACGTATACGGAGTGTCAGTAAACTCGGTTGAAAACTCTCAGCTAATTACAATACATAAATCTGAAAATCAACAAGTGGCTATGGTCACAAAGGAACAATCAAATGATGGATCAACATTTATAGTTGAAGTTGATAATAAAAAAGTATTTATTATTGAAAAGGGACTAGTTCAAGGAACGTCAAAGTATATTGCTACTAGTGATGAGTTAACAATTGATGGAGACTTATTTGGTATGTCCTTTAATGTTATGTTGGGCTATCGTAAAGTGGCTAAAGTTAGAAAACGTTGGACATCTATAGGAGATTCATATGAAATAACTATTTTTGAAGATGATAATGAAGCTAGTCTAGTAGGCCTTGTAACGACACTTGATTACATCAAATCAAATGAACAATTAGAAATTGCTTAAAGATAAGTTTGTATGAAGATACATTTCGCAAAAAAAAGCATCAAAGCTGGTAAACGGCCTTGATGCTTTTTTATTATAAATGTTTAAATTGTGCATGATAAAGAGTGTAGTAAAAACCATTTTTAATTTTAAGGAGTTCGTCATGGGAACCAATTTCGACGACTTCACCAGCTTCCATAACAAGAATAGTGTCTGCTTCTCTTATAGTTGATAGACGATGAGCAATAACAAAGCTTGTTTTATCTTTCATCATGTTTAAAAAGGCATCTTGAATGAGTTGTTCTGTTAACGTATCGACTGAACTAGTAGCTTCATCTAAAATCAACATTTTAGGTTGGCTAATCATTGTTCTAGCAATCGTTAGAAGTTGTTTTTGACCATCAGAAATACTTAAACCTCGTTGGCCTAATTGTGTTTCAAAACCATCAGGTAAAGTAGTGATAAAGTGATAGATGGAGGCATCTTTACAAGCTGTGATAACTTCTTCTTTTGTTGCATTGGGATTTCCAAAAGTTAAATTTTCCCAAATAGTACCTTGGAACAACCATGTTTCTTGAAGAACCATACCAAAAGATTGGCGAAGCGTATCTCTTGGTATTTCTTTAATAGGTACATTATCTATCAAAATTTCTCCTGAAGTCACTTCATAAAAACGCATTAAAAGGTTAACTAGTGTTGATTTACCAGCGCCAGTCTTTCCAACAATTGCAATTGTTTTACCAGGTTCAACGAGTAAATTAAAATTCTCTATTAAAGGTGTTTCTTTTTGATAGGAGAAGGCAACTTCTTTAAATTCAATTTTACCTTCTTCAATAATTGCATCAGTTTTTTCATTGGAATAAATTTTTTCCTCAGGTTCATCCATTAACTGAAAAATTCGACTTAATCCAGCTAAAGCAGTTTGAATTTGAGGAGTAATTCCAGATAATTCAATAAATGGCTTTGAGAATTGACTGGAGTAAATGATAAAACTAGTGATAATTCCAATTGTGATATTTCCAATTTGATTAATAATAAGAACACCACTAACAACACCAATTGCTAAATAACCCAAATGATCAACAAACCTAGAAAGGGGATTGGTTAAAGAAGAAATGAACTGAGCTTTTTCTCCGACTTTTTGAAGTGTTGCATTTTGATTACTAAATTGTTCGTAAGATTTTTCTTCACCTTGAAACGCCTTAATTACCTTTTGGCCTTCA harbors:
- a CDS encoding YjjG family noncanonical pyrimidine nucleotidase translates to MKTYKYIIFDLDNTLLNFTKSEHYALQDLFAKYGVIFNEENFSTYKEINHELWSKLEEGTIQKAAVLETRFARFFAAQGLQVDGKKADDEYRQFLEGRNDLIDGAYELLDYLTEEGYILFAGTNGVGRTQRQRLKNAEMTHYFKELYISEEVGFEKPDVRFFDTIFTQENIKDLSKVLMIGDSLSSDIRGANRVGIDSIWLNLYSDKSVEDKPTYECLSLKKIKELMNNNNL
- a CDS encoding LURP-one-related/scramblase family protein, yielding MRQLFMKRKVSNPSETFTVTNRNEKDVYGVSVNSVENSQLITIHKSENQQVAMVTKEQSNDGSTFIVEVDNKKVFIIEKGLVQGTSKYIATSDELTIDGDLFGMSFNVMLGYRKVAKVRKRWTSIGDSYEITIFEDDNEASLVGLVTTLDYIKSNEQLEIA
- a CDS encoding ABC transporter ATP-binding protein — protein: MSKRNIQRFLPYLTDLKKEIILAALLGLINGTSAVMMTFYIGKAIDTMVSIHEVKLKSLMSILILLIGITLTTTLSQWLIQRLANRVAYFSIAHLRKDAFTHLNKLPLKFYDQTAHGDIMSRFTNDLDFVSEACVAIFNTIFSGMTIVIISLISMFFLSPILTLLVLTTTGFIFLVNWLVAQGSQKQFQKQQKIVGDLSGFLSETIEGQKVIKAFQGEEKSYEQFSNQNATLQKVGEKAQFISSLTNPLSRFVDHLGYLAIGVVSGVLIINQIGNITIGIITSFIIYSSQFSKPFIELSGITPQIQTALAGLSRIFQLMDEPEEKIYSNEKTDAIIEEGKIEFKEVAFSYQKETPLIENFNLLVEPGKTIAIVGKTGAGKSTLVNLLMRFYEVTSGEILIDNVPIKEIPRDTLRQSFGMVLQETWLFQGTIWENLTFGNPNATKEEVITACKDASIYHFITTLPDGFETQLGQRGLSISDGQKQLLTIARTMISQPKMLILDEATSSVDTLTEQLIQDAFLNMMKDKTSFVIAHRLSTIREADTILVMEAGEVVEIGSHDELLKIKNGFYYTLYHAQFKHL